One genomic region from Desulfofalx alkaliphila DSM 12257 encodes:
- a CDS encoding DUF1540 domain-containing protein encodes MAQQHIHCSVNNCHYWQNGNKCMANEIVVVSDDFGAQQPDYVDASLAQQIAPTPAENCMQTCCKTFVHKNSSQIKADKVYRTQ; translated from the coding sequence TTGGCACAACAACACATTCACTGTTCCGTCAACAACTGCCACTACTGGCAAAATGGCAACAAATGCATGGCCAATGAAATTGTTGTGGTAAGCGACGATTTTGGTGCCCAACAGCCGGACTATGTTGACGCATCCCTGGCCCAACAAATTGCTCCCACACCGGCAGAAAACTGCATGCAAACCTGCTGTAAGACCTTCGTACACAAAAACTCAAGTCAAATTAAAGCAGACAAGGTATATAGAACCCAATAA
- a CDS encoding ATP-dependent helicase produces MINLRPGQREVAAYRGGKMAVPAVPGAGKTTVLAYLAADLIEKQATGGGKILIVTVMNSAVANFRSRIGDFLEDRGLPRSKGYDVKTLHSLAMTILKEKPEFLLINQNFQIIDEGSQQKLLAQLTQDWMSNNRKLWMEPINIPSHDKWYHRALESWEQRDLPAIIKDAVSFIKAAGLNTEQIKEMRARLDDSSYLAWALDIYRQYTRELNKNGLLDFDDLIVQALRLLKEEAQVLERLQKRWTLFFEDEAQDSSPLQEEILLLLSAHSGNLVRVGDSNQAILGTFTAAEPEIFRNYCARPDVVKQEILYSSRSTTQIINLANGLVDWVNESHPQKECRSALEPQHIRPVDDRDRFPNPKTNGYTIHIKGFSNQEQETERVARLAAEHVRQNPENTVAVLVPTRRMQEKYAEQFHLLNAPFEEVGQITNKQKKTVADVKEVLTYLAKPHHTGNLIRVMKNIFVSDLNDDAQVILGGLFEKYSPEQVLYPVGEALPWLEMPEEFSDPEVYGRFVQGINKLQQWLDASVKMPPDELVLFLAEDMNLELEQLGIAHNLALLIRQKLHQYPHWHLVDIAQELPAMESSVRTYLKAVNDQQGFEPSPGVISLITTHKSKGLEWDTVYLTGVTAGEYPSTVKDKFRSDMWYLKEDKNSPMARIKAELKAHTGKTATNPIRQFKIDEISERLRLLYVAITRVKKNLLLTYYDNYFRKKIGPSEALIALRNIMARERAANDKT; encoded by the coding sequence GTGATTAATTTAAGACCGGGCCAGCGGGAAGTGGCAGCCTACCGGGGCGGGAAAATGGCAGTGCCTGCGGTGCCGGGGGCCGGAAAAACCACGGTGCTGGCCTATTTGGCGGCGGACTTAATAGAAAAGCAGGCAACGGGCGGGGGTAAAATTCTCATAGTCACTGTGATGAATTCGGCGGTGGCCAACTTTCGCAGCCGCATCGGTGACTTTTTAGAGGACCGGGGACTGCCCCGTTCTAAAGGCTACGATGTTAAGACGCTGCACTCCTTGGCGATGACCATTTTAAAGGAAAAACCGGAGTTTTTACTGATCAACCAAAACTTTCAAATAATAGATGAAGGCAGCCAGCAAAAATTGCTGGCCCAACTGACCCAAGACTGGATGTCCAATAACCGTAAACTGTGGATGGAGCCAATCAATATACCCAGCCATGATAAATGGTACCACCGGGCACTGGAAAGCTGGGAACAGCGGGATTTACCCGCAATTATTAAGGATGCGGTGAGCTTTATTAAAGCTGCGGGTCTAAACACAGAGCAAATTAAAGAAATGCGGGCCCGGCTGGATGACAGCTCATACCTGGCCTGGGCATTGGACATATATCGGCAATACACCAGGGAACTAAACAAGAACGGTCTGCTGGACTTTGATGATTTAATAGTGCAGGCACTTCGCCTGTTAAAAGAGGAAGCCCAGGTGTTAGAACGCCTGCAAAAGCGCTGGACGCTTTTCTTTGAAGACGAGGCCCAGGATTCTTCACCCCTGCAGGAGGAAATTCTACTCTTGTTATCTGCCCACAGCGGAAACTTGGTACGGGTGGGCGATTCCAACCAGGCAATTCTGGGAACTTTTACTGCCGCAGAGCCGGAGATTTTTCGCAACTACTGCGCCCGGCCGGATGTGGTAAAGCAGGAAATATTGTATTCCAGTCGCAGTACCACCCAGATAATTAACCTGGCCAACGGGCTGGTGGACTGGGTAAACGAAAGCCACCCCCAAAAGGAGTGCCGCAGCGCACTGGAGCCCCAGCATATTCGGCCGGTGGATGACAGGGACCGATTTCCTAATCCAAAAACCAATGGCTACACCATACACATCAAGGGTTTTTCCAACCAAGAGCAAGAAACTGAACGGGTGGCCCGGCTAGCCGCTGAACATGTGCGGCAAAATCCGGAGAACACCGTGGCAGTGCTGGTGCCCACCCGGCGGATGCAAGAGAAGTACGCAGAACAATTTCACCTATTGAATGCACCCTTTGAGGAAGTGGGCCAAATTACCAATAAGCAGAAAAAAACAGTGGCGGATGTAAAGGAAGTGCTGACTTACCTGGCAAAACCCCATCACACCGGTAATTTGATAAGGGTGATGAAAAATATTTTTGTATCAGACCTAAATGATGATGCCCAGGTGATACTGGGAGGCCTGTTTGAGAAATATTCTCCGGAGCAGGTGCTCTACCCGGTGGGTGAAGCCCTGCCCTGGTTAGAAATGCCCGAAGAGTTTTCAGACCCGGAAGTTTATGGCAGGTTTGTGCAGGGAATTAATAAACTACAGCAGTGGTTAGATGCCAGTGTGAAAATGCCCCCCGATGAACTGGTGCTGTTTTTGGCTGAGGATATGAACTTAGAATTGGAACAGTTGGGCATAGCCCATAACCTGGCACTGCTAATACGCCAAAAGCTGCATCAATACCCCCATTGGCACCTGGTGGATATTGCTCAAGAATTGCCCGCCATGGAGAGTTCAGTGCGGACCTATTTAAAAGCGGTGAATGATCAGCAGGGTTTTGAGCCCAGCCCGGGGGTGATATCCCTTATTACCACCCATAAATCCAAGGGATTAGAATGGGATACCGTCTACCTCACCGGGGTTACCGCCGGTGAATACCCCAGCACTGTTAAGGACAAATTTAGAAGCGATATGTGGTACCTAAAGGAAGACAAAAACAGCCCCATGGCCAGGATTAAGGCAGAGCTCAAGGCCCACACCGGGAAGACCGCAACAAACCCCATCAGGCAGTTTAAAATTGATGAAATAAGCGAGCGTTTAAGACTGCTCTATGTGGCCATCACCAGGGTAAAAAAGAATTTACTGCTCACCTATTACGACAATTACTTCAGGAAAAAAATTGGGCCCAGTGAAGCGCTGATTGCACTGAGGAATATTATGGCAAGGGAGCGTGCCGCCAATGACAAAACATGA
- a CDS encoding methyl-accepting chemotaxis protein → MEKKPAGILGALLNVSLRIKFLGLIVAAVLVLIVINSGTAYLSFQNEVENVNGTLKNSASVNSAMLDQMIARHENTLFVIANTDTLQNEDSEVALDYLKRELQQQLTQPGNMFDNFGIIEPDGMAINTDDNPVNLGDRAYFKEVVAGSNFAVSEPLISNVTGTAAVVIAAPVKSDGQLKSVLYSRLNLDSMAQLVMDMKYGENGRAYLMDSNGVVIAHPDQRLLLENITEPGELVDDELAEVVREMLAQKSGQLEYQFQDTNSIISYQDMSTTGWLLAVVADRDEVFAATDAMNRRSIIAIALTSLALLAVGWLLTEKAVRPINALVGAAGNVAKGELDQEIKANSGDEIGVLAAAFEDMRKSLKELMTSIALAGDRVTDTSRSLSAQAAQTSSAATANASTVTEVSATVDNMAENIRAVSGELTEASRQAEQGQEQIIMVLESMQSIEQSSNNVAQTVEQLNREVANVGQLVDAINGIAEQTNLLALNAAIEAARAGESGRGFAVVADEVRKLAEESARSAGEINHIINQVQLQSAQAVHAMDAGKDEVSKGRKVVNDVSSSLQSIMELVQALNIRASDVAAAAEQVSAAVQNVAATTEEQTAAMEEVAASAEDLNKTAEDLEAITTKYKK, encoded by the coding sequence ATGGAAAAAAAACCGGCGGGCATTTTAGGTGCCTTACTTAATGTAAGCCTACGAATTAAGTTCTTGGGCTTAATTGTGGCGGCAGTGTTGGTGCTGATAGTTATTAACTCCGGCACTGCGTATTTAAGTTTTCAAAACGAGGTAGAAAATGTTAATGGGACCTTAAAAAACAGTGCATCTGTTAACAGTGCAATGCTGGATCAAATGATTGCCAGACACGAGAACACTCTTTTTGTAATTGCAAATACCGACACCCTGCAAAATGAAGACAGTGAGGTGGCCCTGGACTATTTAAAAAGGGAATTGCAGCAGCAGCTTACCCAGCCGGGGAACATGTTTGATAACTTTGGCATAATAGAACCGGACGGCATGGCAATAAATACCGATGACAACCCGGTGAATTTGGGTGATCGGGCTTATTTTAAGGAAGTCGTAGCCGGCAGTAACTTTGCTGTTTCTGAGCCGCTGATTTCCAATGTTACCGGCACTGCGGCAGTGGTGATAGCCGCTCCGGTGAAAAGTGACGGACAGTTAAAAAGTGTCTTGTACAGTCGGCTAAATTTAGATAGCATGGCCCAGTTAGTGATGGATATGAAATATGGGGAAAATGGGAGAGCTTATCTCATGGACAGCAATGGGGTAGTGATTGCCCATCCTGATCAAAGGTTGCTTTTGGAAAACATTACTGAGCCAGGGGAATTAGTGGACGATGAACTGGCTGAAGTTGTCAGGGAGATGTTAGCCCAAAAAAGCGGACAGCTAGAATATCAGTTTCAGGATACAAACTCTATAATTAGCTACCAGGATATGTCCACCACCGGCTGGCTGCTGGCTGTGGTGGCAGATAGGGATGAAGTTTTTGCAGCGACCGACGCCATGAACCGAAGGTCCATTATAGCCATTGCTTTAACATCCCTGGCACTGCTGGCAGTGGGGTGGTTATTAACTGAAAAAGCGGTTAGGCCCATCAATGCCCTGGTGGGTGCCGCCGGCAATGTGGCTAAAGGGGAATTAGATCAAGAGATTAAGGCGAACAGTGGAGATGAAATAGGGGTGTTGGCAGCTGCCTTTGAAGATATGCGTAAAAGCCTGAAAGAGCTGATGACCAGCATTGCCCTGGCCGGAGATCGGGTGACCGATACCTCCCGCTCCCTGTCAGCCCAGGCAGCACAAACTTCTTCTGCAGCCACAGCCAATGCTTCCACTGTGACTGAAGTTTCTGCCACAGTGGACAACATGGCAGAAAACATCCGTGCAGTGTCCGGCGAGTTAACCGAAGCCAGCCGGCAGGCGGAGCAGGGACAGGAACAGATTATTATGGTGCTGGAAAGCATGCAAAGTATTGAGCAATCGTCAAACAATGTGGCTCAAACGGTGGAGCAGTTAAACAGGGAAGTGGCCAATGTCGGTCAACTGGTGGATGCTATCAACGGCATAGCTGAGCAGACTAACCTGCTGGCCCTTAATGCTGCCATAGAAGCGGCCAGGGCAGGGGAATCCGGCCGCGGCTTTGCGGTGGTGGCCGATGAAGTACGCAAGCTTGCTGAAGAATCGGCCCGCTCGGCGGGGGAAATTAACCATATTATTAATCAGGTACAACTTCAATCTGCCCAGGCTGTCCATGCCATGGACGCAGGTAAGGATGAGGTGTCCAAGGGCCGCAAGGTTGTAAATGATGTGAGCAGCTCCCTGCAATCCATTATGGAATTGGTACAGGCCTTGAACATCCGGGCCAGCGATGTGGCTGCGGCCGCAGAGCAAGTATCCGCTGCGGTACAAAATGTGGCTGCCACCACCGAAGAACAAACGGCTGCCATGGAAGAGGTTGCCGCTTCGGCTGAAGATTTAAATAAGACAGCGGAGGATTTGGAAGCCATTACAACTAAATACAAAAAATAA
- a CDS encoding UvrD-helicase domain-containing protein: MNKVICGPVAGGKTTRLKKHYTQLLAQGIKSDNILVLLRSAADVSQWRKSLQAAACGTLHIYTYFGFVQNQIKKYWPLVTKKMPTAGQDLQPVFMTVESAHYLMGLLVEEARQQGMFAEVKSTSEHLALQLIDNLNQAAVNNISLEEAGRRLIQLGAASHSQEKATALAEGVTVMEKFRKQCLATLTLDYSLMIELFNRILMQDKIYLEHLAGQWQYLLVDDIEETVFAAQGLIRQLMDTCKGSTFAYNPQGGHTVFFGAYPEGVIRQILPRCEKEELGVDRAGDRFGQYLAGLIAGQKGPIENAAMLAGHISTGSRGEMLEEVAARVERLVVDGTNPGDLALVAPMVDKVMEFILTNKLQEKGIAIANVSRGKKLLDQPFAQAMVTLALLCNPQWERQINFSGLVQTLSLVLGIDPVRAGILAEEIFKNELVLPDIDNLKLLERVGFDNAERYRQLQGWVEERRQAGPDIELLFQQAFAELLSPLLQAEEDLLACRQVIDSAVKLRRVLASYRPGGEETLGYSFIDMVQRGTLAADVLYRPPVNTDKVILTTPLNLILNPHVAPVKYQIWLDVGSRGWLTGMAKELANPWVLSRRWKEGLLWDDATDQEVREAKLRLLVQGLLGKCSQGIYTAHSHLSSQGWEQESILVDVIETVQQGGGSQ; this comes from the coding sequence ATGAATAAAGTTATTTGTGGCCCGGTGGCCGGCGGTAAAACCACAAGGCTCAAGAAACACTATACACAACTGCTGGCCCAAGGGATAAAGTCAGATAACATTTTAGTGTTATTGCGTTCTGCCGCCGATGTATCCCAGTGGCGCAAATCACTGCAGGCAGCCGCCTGTGGCACCCTGCATATATATACTTATTTTGGCTTTGTGCAAAACCAAATCAAGAAGTATTGGCCGCTGGTGACGAAAAAAATGCCCACTGCCGGCCAAGACCTGCAGCCAGTATTTATGACGGTGGAGTCTGCTCACTATTTGATGGGGCTATTGGTGGAAGAGGCCCGTCAGCAAGGCATGTTTGCTGAAGTTAAATCCACTTCCGAACACCTGGCCCTGCAGCTAATTGACAACTTAAACCAGGCAGCGGTAAATAATATTTCATTGGAAGAGGCGGGCCGGCGCTTAATACAGCTGGGTGCCGCAAGTCACAGCCAAGAAAAGGCAACTGCCCTTGCTGAAGGGGTAACGGTGATGGAAAAATTTCGCAAGCAGTGCCTGGCCACCCTTACCTTGGACTACTCCTTGATGATCGAATTATTTAACCGGATACTGATGCAAGATAAGATTTACTTAGAACACTTAGCCGGCCAGTGGCAGTATCTCTTGGTGGATGACATAGAAGAAACGGTCTTTGCTGCCCAAGGGCTGATAAGGCAGTTGATGGACACCTGCAAGGGCAGTACATTTGCCTACAACCCCCAGGGCGGCCACACCGTGTTTTTCGGTGCCTATCCCGAGGGGGTAATAAGACAGATATTGCCCCGCTGTGAAAAAGAAGAGCTGGGGGTGGACCGGGCAGGTGACCGCTTTGGCCAATATCTGGCCGGTTTAATTGCCGGCCAAAAAGGACCCATAGAAAATGCCGCCATGCTGGCCGGCCATATCAGCACCGGCAGCCGGGGGGAAATGCTGGAAGAGGTGGCTGCCAGGGTGGAAAGACTGGTGGTTGACGGAACAAACCCGGGGGACCTAGCCCTTGTAGCCCCCATGGTGGATAAGGTAATGGAGTTTATATTAACTAACAAACTGCAAGAAAAGGGCATTGCCATTGCCAATGTCAGCCGGGGTAAAAAACTACTGGATCAACCCTTTGCCCAGGCAATGGTAACACTGGCCCTATTGTGCAACCCCCAGTGGGAAAGGCAAATTAACTTTTCCGGCCTGGTGCAGACCCTATCCTTGGTACTGGGCATTGACCCGGTGCGGGCAGGTATTTTAGCCGAGGAAATTTTTAAAAATGAACTGGTACTGCCGGATATAGACAATTTAAAGCTCCTTGAACGGGTGGGCTTTGACAATGCAGAGCGCTACCGTCAGCTGCAGGGGTGGGTAGAAGAGCGAAGGCAGGCCGGACCGGATATAGAGCTGCTCTTTCAACAGGCCTTTGCGGAACTCTTGTCGCCCTTGTTGCAGGCTGAAGAGGACCTATTGGCCTGCCGCCAAGTAATTGACTCTGCGGTAAAACTGCGCCGGGTTTTGGCCAGCTACCGCCCCGGCGGCGAAGAGACCTTGGGCTACAGCTTTATTGATATGGTGCAAAGGGGTACGCTGGCAGCGGATGTGCTTTACCGTCCCCCGGTTAACACCGACAAGGTAATTCTGACTACGCCGCTAAACTTGATATTAAATCCCCATGTGGCACCGGTTAAATATCAAATTTGGCTGGATGTGGGCAGCCGGGGCTGGCTGACCGGCATGGCCAAAGAGCTGGCTAACCCCTGGGTGCTGTCCAGGCGGTGGAAAGAGGGCCTGCTGTGGGATGATGCCACCGACCAAGAGGTGAGGGAAGCAAAACTAAGGCTGCTGGTCCAAGGACTGCTGGGAAAGTGCAGCCAGGGTATTTACACCGCCCATAGTCACCTAAGCAGCCAAGGCTGGGAACAGGAAAGTATACTGGTGGATGTTATTGAAACCGTGCAGCAGGGGGGTGGCAGTCAGTGA